One Myripristis murdjan chromosome 17, fMyrMur1.1, whole genome shotgun sequence DNA segment encodes these proteins:
- the LOC115374991 gene encoding myomegalin isoform X3, with protein MLDLKMKEACRICARELCGNQRRWIFHPTAKLNLQVLLSHALGRELTRDGRGEFACSKCAFMLDRMYRFDTVIARVEALSIERLQRLLQEKHRLRQCIGGLYRKTNGEDGVGTGTVGSGGEGPGDGMVDMSGLTHAKYCALLQDDLVYSLYESWAEDGLDCPHHHHPQSPAGLGSEGVTTGSHRCTPSTPRRCRGCTYWRVADSDYEAVCKVPRKLARSISCGPSTRYSASIVGGSVTGGGVGGGGEEEQKKEDSEEAPSSITLVPGSQDPSRTSDSDHTLVGRASSSPSIASLETAEEYTQPTAITYGSLGFPRDSIDDRISDSLSEEHIGAPLGHGAPGHSLSLALCFLQNYAVYRPVQSPKGSKLPVPLRRSPSNGGTRLGFPDPVLGVSYGGPDGERDMHVRLPELETPLIRLDVGMNGGLELAEMEDLWEDLYKEYPPPRPHQSLVEEQQSQLNQYECAASQCVSELQKAQLQVQSLQAKIHESEANNEKLQEKLNEMECELRSIRQAAQNQERTIQGLNESIGTKDSETQELYQLIEGQNATLCKLREIAHRTQLTQSNLQAPEGGSEVQTLAQLQGELVGVQSSLFSLGLELESSQRSLRQSQRQGDDLGRFKDRIDSDLQEALQHREVTEKHNQDLRSALQKSRSELQAKEAALRESEADRHSELQEKDRSIAQLKRSLQDKERQLQEYSEMLESTKSSKPRDALLEKLRERIKERDRALERSIDEKFRCLEERESQVRRLQLALREKERDLERLRCILSNNEETITSLDALVRGKELELEQAAEAYRNLQWLRQQNEEKERNTMREKDTIISQLQAALQTRSQETEDLTAALLARVQAGPSEVVEELKARLALKEKMFQELLSDRSRQSNEHQVQIQTLLSTISSKDQYLQDCTHRLSQVIGERTGHLQELRKQLSSRERELCELRRDKEGQTGGETERLQSLLKEKEAFINELMQGQEEAMEPTSKEREAEIKAIQEELQLVLKKEMEAQKEISALRLSLGQAQQQAKEVSSRGSIDNQSVLEQLVSEYHRLNEALRAEKRLYQSLTHIHTKGDSSDRTQALHTELDSVQALRGQLEDILARTRNMALALERAAKRQPDFGDISTEEEEGDDEDGSSDEFTDSIEDDDVKVTPRSLASTQASGMARGQEGLSGGLVRGVLSQRAEGQRDLQPLEEAKKTPKGDAEEIRSQLERDEYTSLATMRSASLSLQQDNRALRESQARARLLGLRTNPEERHSLNLEEEDFEEEGELEEEEEEEEEEEEEEEEEEEEALPASAGKRGPPCVRLRDERGKRHCTRPHSLDLGTLLSHQPQQAETEVEPGSERGKVGEFWQHVEESLREQAARLRSDLALSHQENRELQERLMVSEATVHAQAEQLKDYRDLLTETSVQQASKQVQVDLQDLGYETCGRSENEAEREDTSSPEFDDLEMCTSLSHHQDYEAVGGTWYIGNRSSNQSAYELEEEPGAGSVQHLVQDLRSQLTRCHKVIRGLQLRVRSLSATSDYASSLERTPRKVNWAFEASPAPSGAEEDEGWMSDTLGTRSEPKPSRELQELVSRVASLEAQLKSSRLEGKGLGEEGKCATWPGNLPQGVLSIVKRGCEDKFPLDKKYNTLIQAQARELSHLRQRMREGRGVCHILTQHLGDTTKAFEELLRANDIDYYMGQSFREQLAQSTALAQRVGTKISGRDRAEGHDDKTGHELLALRLSKELQQKDKIIESLHTKLQQRPETPSSCHALSETTDQSDRTSLVSDECRTNEDLELCSDLDASEYQEEHRQEPGRGSEREVSQSVPPPHGLKSSSSCPNMFCSAPLGFASQSSRALLSGPVSSSLTLPSGPDIWGQHVTFDPRPRALSVIAVRQELDTLYKQMNEQNRGFMISHGNPLSGLSPGAHNQHDLSTYSQLSRHAFPQYQLGGIPEGHSLKSDSGLMAGGTSWDMDSMVPPIASYSGLSGHQSGNSHAGVDLIEEHLREVRCLRQRLEESIRTNERLRQQLEERLATTGRDGGAPTNIYIQGLDTVTQLSNEIRVLKEENLALQSRLQASTDTCEEVVQLREAVLTGRARLKQAELEAEQWKEELRRLQTHSQEQGQQIHTLRQERQTSQEKSNRLQHEVSLLQQQLCESRELIHSLQSELQVYDRVCASSKASKGYLCELPGLPVELGELLGEVRSLRAQLQNSVQENSALKQLELHKQLEQKLGLGSPRTPSLSALTASPQRDSFYRRQLLHDPAPSPPVRDIGLFNCGSPYAPYSDLDDSHSTANADPLDPHSELEGEAPDGSFANRNGRHAIGHVDDFSALQQQVLEGRSLVQRMETTLQTSLSQPLLNGNQEQTSDLVLDYGSVKSLLSNTKTLKQILEEALSLLKMFWRAALPSADRSTQNLKKEQCMQQEILSLKLRMSEQEEVLQGTIERLRSTSRTKESMEHFIVNQLSRTRDVLKKARTNLEKNELRLSSLSSSSSSPYAGADTRGAARERPADRTCLKPGDASDVSAATANQRPAARKRSSQCLL; from the exons ATGCTCGACCTCAAGATGAAGGAGGCGTGTCGCATCTGTGCACGGGAGCTCTGTGGTAACCAGCGGCGATGGATCTTCCATCCCACTGCCAAGCTCAACTTGCAGGTACTGTTGTCTCACGCTCTTGGGAGAGAGCTGACCCGGGACGGCAGAGGGGAGTTTGCCTGCTCCAAGTGCGCCTTCATGCTGGACCGAATGTACCGTTTTGACACGGTGATCGCCCGCGTGGAGGCCCTTTCCATCGAGCGCCTGCAGCGGCTTCTGCAGGAGAAACACCGGCTGAGGCAGTGCATTGGTGGGCTTTATCGGAAAACTAACGGGGAGGATGGTGTGGGGACAGGGACTGTGGGAAGTGGGGGAGAAGGCCCAGGAGATGGAATGGTGGACATGTCCGGTCTCACCCACGCTAAGTACTGTGCCCTGCTTCAAGACGACCTAGTCTACTCTCTGTATGAGTCCTGGGCTGAGGATGGCCTGGATTGtccccatcaccaccacccGCAGAGTCCTGCTGGTCTGGGGTCAGAGGGTGTGACCACAGGGTCACATCGATGTACACCCAGCACCCCTAGGAGATGTCGTGGATGTACCTACTGGCGGGTGGCAGATTCTGACTATGAAGCTGTCTGTAAAGTACCAAGGAAGTTGGCACGGAGTATTTCCTGTGGGCCGTCAACCAGATACTCAGCCAGTATTGTAGGAGGGAGTGTCACTGGTGGAGGAGTAGGtggcggaggggaggaggaacaaaaaaaggaagattCAGAGGAAGCCCCCTCCTCTATAACTCTGGTCCCTGGTTCTCAGGACCCCTCGCGGACATCAGACAGCGACCACACTCTGGTGGGCCGAGCCAGCTCCAGCCCCTCCATAGCATCCCTTGAGACGGCTGAAGAATATACCCAACCCACAGCCATAACATATGGCAGCCTGGGCTTCCCCAGGGATTCAATAGATGACCGGATATCCGACTCCCTCTCTGAAGAGCACATCGGAGCCCCACTCGGCCACGGTGCACCTGGCCACAGCCTGTCCCTGgctctctgtttcctccagaACTATGCTGTTTATCGACCAGTCCAGAGCCCCAAAGGCAGCAAGCTCCCAGTGCCACTCAGGCGGAGTCCCAGTAATGGAGGCACCAGGCTGGGCTTCCCCGACCCTGTCTTGGGAGTATCTTACGGAGGTCcggatggagagagggacatGCATGTGCGATTGCCTGAACTGGAAACCCCTCTGATCAGGCTGGATGTGGGGATGAATGGGGGTCTAGAACTGGCTGAGATGGAGGATTTGTGGGAAGATTTGTATAAAGAGTACCCACCTCCACGCCCTCACCAG AGTCTGGTTGAAGAGCAGCAGAGCCAGCTGAACCAGTACGAGTGTGCAGCgagtcagtgtgtcagtgagcTGCAGAAAGCCCAGCTCCAGGTCCAGTCTCTACAGGCCAAGATCCACGAGAGTGAGGCCAACAATGAG AAGCTACAGGAGAAGCTGAATGAGATGGAGTGTGAACTGCGTTCAATCCGCCAGGCTGCTCAGAACCAGGAAAGAACCATCCAGGGCCTCAACGAGTCAATCGGCACCAAAGACAGCGAG ACCCAGGAGCTGTACCAGCTGATTGAAGGCCAGAACGCCACACTGTGTAAACTGAGAGAGATCGCCCACCGCACCCAGCTTACACAATCCAAT CTCCAGGCTCCAGAGGGAGGCAGCGAGGTCCAGACGCTTGCCCAGCTGCAGGGCGAACTGGTGGGGGTGCAGAGCTCTCTGTTCTCCCTGGGTCTGGAGCTGGAGTCCAGCCAGAGGAGTCTGAGACAGAGCCAGAGGCAGGGAGATGACCTGGGCCGGTTCAAGGACAGAATTGACTCTGACCTGCAGGAGGCGCTACAGCACCGAGAGGTCACCGAGAAACACAACCAG GACCTTCGCAGTGCCCTTCAGAAAAGTCGCTCCGAGCTGCAGGCCAAAGAAGCTGCACTGAGGGAGagcgaggcagacagacacTCTGAGCTGCAGGAGAAAGACAGGAGCATCGCACAGCTCAAACGCTCTCTGCAGGACAAGGAGAGGCAGTTGCAG GAGTACTCAGAGATGCTTGAGTCAACAAAGAGCTCTAAGCCCAGGGACGCACTGCTAGAGAAACTAAGAGAGCGCATTAAAGAGAGAGACCGAGCTCTCGAG cgCTCCATCGACGAGAAGTTCCGCTGTCTGGAGGAGCGGGAGAGCCAAGTGAGGAGGCTGCAGCTCGCCCTCAGGGAGAAGGAGCGGGACCTGGAGAGACTCCGCTGCATCCTGTCCAACAACGAGGAGACCATCACG AGTCTGGACGCTCTGGTGCGGGGcaaggagctggagctggagcaggCAGCCGAGGCCTACAGGAACCTGCAGTGGCTGAGGCAGCAGAacgaagagaaggagagaaacaccatgagagaaaaagacacCATCATCAGCCAGCTGCAGGCAGCACTGCAGACACGCAGCCAGGAGACAGAG GACCTGACAGCCGCCCTCCTTGCCAGGGTTCAGGCTGGTCCCAGTGAGGTGGTGGAGGAACTGAAGGCCCGTCTGGCTCTGAAGGAGAAGATGTTCCAGGAGCTGTTGTCGGACAGGAGTCGCCAATCAAATGAACACCAAGTGCAAATCCAAACTCTGCTCAGCACTATCAGCTCCAAAGACCAGTATCTGCAG gacTGCACTCATAGGCTGTCCCAGGTGATTGGTGAGCGGACGggccacctgcaggagcttcgcAAACAGCTGTCGTCCCGAGAGCGGGAGCTGTGTGAGCTGAGACGGGACAAGGAGGGGCAGACGGGTGGAGAAACGGAGCGTCTGCAGAGCCTGCTGAAGGAGAAGGAAGCCTTTATCAAT GAGCTCATGCAGGGCCAGGAAGAAGCGATGGAGCCCACctccaaagagagagaagctgagATTAAAGCCatccaggaggagctgcagctggtgCTGAAGAAGGAGATGGAGGCTCAG AAAGAGATCTCTGCCTTGCGTTTATCTTTGGGCCAGGCTCAACAGCAAGCCAAAGAAGTTTCCAGTAGAGGCAGCATTGATAACCAA TCTGTGCTGGAGCAGCTTGTGTCAGAGTATCACAGGCTGAACGAAGCCCTCAGGGCAGAGAAGAGATTATACCAGAGTCTCACCCACATCCACACAAAGGGAGACAG CTCGGACAGGACCCAGGCCCTGCACACTGAACTGGACTCAGTTCAGGCGCTGCGGGGACAGCTGGAGGACATCCTAGCCAGGACCCGTAACATGGCCCTGGCACTGGAGAGGGCTGCTAAGAGGCAGCCTGACTTTGGAG ATATcagcacagaggaagaggagggagacgaTGAAGATGGCAGCAGTGATGAGTTCACGGACAGTATAGAGGATGATGATGTTAAAGTGACACCCAGAAGTCTGGCCTCCACTCAG GCCTCTGGGATGGCCCGTGGACAGGAGGGTTTGTCTGGAGGACTGGTGAGAGGGGTGCTGTCCCAGCGGGCCGAGGGGCAGAGGGATTTACAGCCACTTGAGGAAGCAAAGAAAACACCTAAAGGCGATGCTGAAGAAATAAGGTCACAACTAGAGAGGGATGAATACACCTCTTTAGCAACGATGAG GAGTGCGTCGCTGAGCCTGCAGCAGGACAACCGAGCTCTGAGAGAGAGTCAAGCCAGAGCCCGACTTTTGGGACTGAGGACAAATCCAGAGGAGAGACACAGCCTAAACCTGGAAGAGGAGGACTTTGAGGAAGAAGGAgaattggaggaggaggaggaggaggaagaggaggaagaggaggaggaggaggaagaggaggaggaggcacttCCAGCGTCAGCAGGCAAGCGTGGCCCACCATGTGTCAGGCTGAGAGATGAGCGAGGGAAGAGGCACTGCACTCGGCCGCACTCTCTGGACCTGGGAACTTTATTATCCCATCAGCCACAACAGGCTGAGACG GAGGTGGAGCCTGGCAGTGAACGCGGCAAGGTCGGTGAGTTCTGGCAGCATGTAGAGGAGAGTCTCCGTGAGCAGGCGGCACGTCTACGCTCCGACCTAGCTCTGAGCCACCAGGAGAACAGAGAGCTGCAGGAGAGGCTGATGGTGTCTGAGGCCACCGTCCACGCGCAGGCTGAACAGCTTAAAGACTACCGGGACCTGCTGA CCGAGACATCAGTGCAGCAGGCCAGTAAGCAAGTGCAGGTGGATCTCCAGGATCTGGGTTATGAAACCTGTGGTCGCAGCGAGAACGAAGCTGAGAGAGAAGACACCAGCAGCCCAG AGTTTGATGACCTGGAGATGTGCACGTCACTGTCGCATCATCAGGACTATGAGGCCGTCGGTGGGACCTGGTACATTGGTAACCGCAGCAGTAACCAAAGTGCTTATGAGCTGGAGGAAGAGCCGGGTGCAGGCTCCGTCCAGCATCTGGTCCAGGACCTTCGCTCCCAGCTCACCCGCTGCCACAAGGTGATCCGTGGGCTGCAGCTGCGTGTCCGCTCCCTCTCCGCCACAAGCGACTATGCGTCCAGTCTGGAGCGCACTCCTCGCAAG GTGAATTGGGCCTTTGAGGCGTCACCAGCCCCCAGTGGAGCGGAAGAGGATGAAGGCTGGATGTCAGACACCCTAGGGACTCGCTCAGAGCCTAAACCTAGCCGGGAGCTGCAAGAATTGGTGTCGCGGGTTGCCTCACTGGAGGCACAGCTGAAGAGCTCCAGGCTGGAGGGCAAAGGCCTGGGAGAAGAGGGGAAATGTGCCACCTGGCCTGG GAATTTGCCACAGGGTGTCCTTTCCATTGTAAAGAGAGGCTGTGAAGACAAGTTCCCCTTGGACAA GAAGTACAACACTCTGATCCAGGCACAGGCTCGTGAGCTGTCCCACCTGAggcagaggatgagagaggggcGAGGAGTCTGCCATATCCTCACACAGCACCTGGGCGACACCACCAAG GCCTTTGAGGAGCTGCTGCGTGCCAACGATATTGACTACTACATGGGTCAGAGCTTCAGAGAGCAGCTGGCACAGAGCACTGCCCTGGCACAAAGAGTGGGCACTAAGATCAGTGGAC GCGACCGTGCAGAGGGCCATGATGACAAGACAGGCCATGAGCTGCTTGCCTTACG gctgagTAAAGAGCTTCAGCAGAAGGATAAAATTATTGAGTCCCTCCACACCAAACTGCAGCAACGTCCGGAGACCCCGTCCAGCTGCCATGCCCTCTCGGAAACCACCGACCAGTCAGACAGGACCTCACTGGTTTCAGATGAGTGTCGGACCAATGAGGACTTGGAGTTGTGCTCTGATTTAGATGCCAGTGAATATCAGGAGGAGCACAGGCAGGAGCCAGGACGTGGATCAGAAAGAGAAG TCTCTCAGTCTGTCCCTCCTCCCCATGGTCTCAAGTCTTCCAGCAGTTGTCCCAACATGTTCTGCTCAGCCCCTCTGGGTTTTGCCAGTCAGTCGTCCAGAG CCCTTCTCAGTGGGcctgtttcctcctccctcactctcccatCTGGCCCTGACATCTGGGGTCAGCATGTCACCTTTGACCCCCGGCCCAGGGCCCTGTCTGTGATCGCTGTTCGCCAAGAGCTGGACACGCTGTACAAACAGATGAATGAGCAAAACAGGG GTTTTATGATTTCCCATGGAAACCCTCTGTCCGGTCTGTCACCTGGTGCCCACAACCAGCACGACCTCTCCACTTACAGCCAGCTATCCCGACATGCCTTTCCACAATACCAGCTCGGCGGCATCCCCGAGGGCCACTCGCTCAAGTCTGACTCAGGTCTCATGGCAGGTGGGACGTCGTGGGATATGGACAGCATGGTTCCGCCAATCGCAAGCTATTCTGGATTATCAGGgcaccaatcaggaaacagccATGCAG GAGTAGATTTGATAGAGGAGCACCTTCGGGAGGTGAGATGTCTGCGTCAACGTCTGGAGGAATCCATTAGGACCAACGAGAGGCTCcgacagcagctggaggagagacTGGCCACCACTGGACGTGATGGAG GAGCTCCCACTAACATCTACATTCAGGGACTAGACACAGTCACTCAGCTGTCCAATGAAATCAGAGTCCTGAAGGAAGAAAACTTGGCTCTGCAGTCACGCCTGCAGGCCAGCACAG ACACATGCGAGGAGGTGGTGCAGCTGCGTGAGGCAGTGCTCACTGGACGCGCCCGTCTGAAACAGGCAGAGCTGGAGGCGGAGCAGTGGAAGGAGGAGTTAAGGCGGCTGCAGACTCACAGCCAGGAGCAGGgacagcagatacacacactgaggcaggaACGACAGACCAGTCAGGAGAAATCCAACAG GCTCCAGCATGAGGTTTCTctactgcagcagcagctgtgtgagAGCAGGGAGTTGATTCACTCCCTGCAGAGTGAATTGCAAGTTTACGACCGTGTGTGTGCCAGCTCAAAGGCCAGTAAAG GCTACCTGTGTGAGCTCCCAGGCCTACCAGTGGAGCTTGGGGAGCTGCTGGGGGAGGTGAGGAGTCTGCGGGCCCAGCTGCAGAACAGCGTCCAGGAGAACAGTGCACTCAAACAGCTGGAGCTCCACAAGCAGCTGGAGCAGAAGCTGGGTCTCGGGTCTCCTCGGACTCCGTCCCTCTCTGCCCTCACTGCCAGCCCCCAGAGAGACAGCTTCTACAGACGACAGCTGCTGCATG ACCcggctccttctcctcctgtcaGAGACATTGGTCTGTTTAACTGTGGATCTCCCTATGCTCCCTACTCAGACCTGGATGACAGCCACAGCACTGCCAATG CAGACCCTCTAGACCCGCACTCAGAACTAGAAGGGGAGGCTCCTGATGGATCATTTGCAAACCGTAACGGCCGCCATGCCATCGGTCATGTGGATGACTTCAGCgccctgcagcagcaggtccTAGAGGGCCGCAGCCTCGTCCAGAGAATGGAGACGACCCTGCAGACCTCCCTTAGCCAGCCATTACTGAACGGCAACCAGGAGCAGACCAGTGACCTG GTCCTGGACTATGGAAGTGTGAAGAGTCTTCTGTCCAACACCAAGACTCTGAAACAAATCTTAGAGGAGGCCCTGTCCCTGTTGAAGATGTTCTGGAGGGCAGCTCTGCCCAGTGCAGATCGCTCCACCCAAAACCTTAAGAAG gaACAATGTATGCAGCAGGAGATCTTGTCCCTGAAACTGCGCATGTCAGAGCAAGAAGAGGTTCTCCAAGGGACCATCGAAAGACTGAGGAGCACCAGCCGCACCAAGGAGAGCATGGAGCACTTCATAGTCAACCAGT TGTCAAGGACTCGTGATGTGCTAAAGAAAGCAAGGACAAACTTGGAG AAGAACGAGCTGAGACTTTCCTCTctaagctcctcctcttcctctccttatGCTG